In one window of Oryza sativa Japonica Group chromosome 9, ASM3414082v1 DNA:
- the LOC107276198 gene encoding anti-H(O) lectin — protein MSPRQLLSVLLISLLSTHPPTGVSSLSFSYDFSSQPHYNTKDLSLFYLKTTTSILDLHGRLHGDSTTTVWSKGIRSVGRVLHTQPVLLWDNATGAAASFTMTFCLRTQQQTGAGAGGSPPRMSVFLVPYYPSSNRNSRSVTTDGDDQIEEVEFETTLIARSSSMSHPSSSTSCRSSTPPWSLAGDTNHGSAGGGEGTVFVHIGYDHRTQVLTKSVRIGGAPCRSINSTVDLRRSLPSEVAVGFSSTTGHPIQLHNILLWSFNSTLETKTRSSPLTQPDEETLVHQAPVTSNERRSFVSWKQLLVRLDPWNRSVELGLGFQFFERSWVRLKLVLNSNFNISLEYGIGNEWD, from the coding sequence ATGAGTCCTCGGCAGCTACTCTCCGTGCTGCTGATCTCGCTGCTGTCCACCCATCCGCCTACCGGCGTTTCGTCCCTCTCCTTCAGCTATGACTTCTCCTCCCAGCCTCACTACAACACTAAAGATCTCAGCCTCTTCTACCTGAAGACGACCACAAGCATCCTCGATCTCCATGGCCGCCTCCATGGAGACAGTACTACTACCGTGTGGAGCAAAGGAATCCGGAGCGTCGGCAGGGTGCTTCACACGCAGCCCGTGCTGCTCTGGGACAACGCCACCGGCGCTGCCGCGAGCTTCACCATGACCTTCTGCCTCAGAACGCAGCAGCagaccggcgccggcgccggcggctctcCTCCTCGCATGTCTGTGTTCCTCGTGCCTTACTACCCGTCGAGCAACAGAAACAGCAGAAGCGTTACAACGGACGGCGATGATCAGATTGAGGAGGTCGAGTTCGAGACTACACTAATAGCACGGTCGTCGTCAATGTCACATCCATCGTCGTCTACAAGCTGCAGATCATCAACACCACCGTGGTCACTGGCCGGAGACACCAACCACGgatcggccggcggcggcgaaggcacaGTGTTCGTGCATATTGGATACGACCACAGAACGCAGGTGCTAACAAAATCTGTCCGGATCGGCGGCGCGCCCTGCAGAAGCATCAACTCGACTGTTGATCTGAGGAGAAGCTTGCCGAGCGAGGTGGCCGTCGGCTTCTCGTCGACCACCGGCCACCCGATTCAGCTGCACAACATACTGCTCTGGTCGTTCAATTCCACGCTAGAAACGAAGACACGTTCTTCCCCTTTGACGCAGCCTGATGAGGAGACTCTAGTTCATCAGGCACCGGTAACTTCTAACGAGAGACGATCCTTTGTTTCCTGGAAGCAGCTGCTGGTCCGTTTGGATCCTTGGAACCGGTCCGTGGAATTGGGTTTGGGGTTCCAGTTCTTCGAGCGGAGTTGGGTTCGGCTAAAGTTGGTGCTGAATTCTAATTTCAACATATCTCTAGAGTATGGCATCGGAAACGAGTGGGATTAG